One window of Trichoderma breve strain T069 chromosome 3, whole genome shotgun sequence genomic DNA carries:
- a CDS encoding prenyltransferase and squalene oxidase repeat domain-containing protein → MAEATGNSESPKLATDAHVKYVLSLDTKTDELDYWMTEHLRLNGAYWGLSALHFLSHPEALPRKDTIDFVLSCQHDNGGFGAAPGHDTHLLSTVSAVQILAMVDGFDELEARGKGKAVVGKFLADLQNPESGSFFGDEWGEEDTRFLYAALNALSLLGLLSLVDVDKAVAHVVSCTNFDGGYGAKPGAESHAAQVFTCVAALAIAGRLDLVEHEKLGRWLSERQLPGGGLNGRPEKQEDVCYNPDNGGFSDRPGNQVDVWHTCFGAAGLSLLGYPGMEPVDPRYCMPKKIVARVLGE, encoded by the exons ATGGCCGAGGCGACTGGAAATTCCGAGAGCCCAAAGCTTGCCACAGATGCTCATGTAAAATATGTCCTGAGTTTGGACACCAAGACCGATGAGCTGGACTACTGGATGACTGAGCACCTACGGCTAAACGGTGCATACTGGGGCCTGTCTGCACTCCATTTCCTCAGTCACCCTGAGGCTCTACCGCGCAAGGATACCATCGACTTTGTTCTCTCCTGCCAGCACGACAATGGTGGCTTTGGAGCTGCTCCTGGACATGATACCCACTTGCTCTCCACGGTAAGTGCCGTGCAGATTCTCGCCATGGTTGACGGCTTCGATGAGCTGGAAGCACGAGGGAAGGGAAAGGCTGTTGTTGGCAAGT TCTTAGCGGACCTTCAAAATCCTGAGAGTGGAAGCTTCTTTGGCGATGAGTGGGGTGAAGAGGACACAAGATTTCTATACGCCGCCCTCAACGCTCTATCTCTACTAGGCCTTTTGTCTCTTGTAGACGTTGATAAAGCCGTTGCTCACGTCGTCTCCTGCACGAACTTTGATGGCGGCTATGGGGCCAAGCCAGGAGCAGAGTCTCATGCTGCCCAGGTCTTTACCTGCGTCGCTGCCCTTGCCATCGCCGGACGCCTTGATCTTGTAGAGCACGAGAAGCTCGGCCGCTGGCTGAGCGAGAGACAGCTTCCAGGAGGCGGGCTCAACGGCCGGCCTGAGAAGCAGGAAGACGTTTGCTACA ATCCCGATAACGGCGGCTTTTCCGACAGACCCGGTAACCAGGTGGACGTTTGGCACACGTGCTTTGGTGCCGCAGGGCTGAGCTTACTTGGGTACCCTGGCATGGAACCTGTGGATCCGAGATATTGCATGCCCAAGAAGATTGTGGCGAGAGTCTTAGGGGAATGA
- a CDS encoding rhoGAP domain-containing protein: protein MGRKPTPQPLILADGSPLDDHDPPQLSAEGASQAAASPIEAKSPKSQRTSPFPISKFAPPRPATSTGPPDEATRQLQQRQLQQYRAQARDDSDLLQPSSMSTLEPHSAGLPPQNMRQAMMDGNKSAKPSFFQFNKVPKTPIHPQAAQAQQHPESRDPITTEDGQQRSIPSQPSRSDLSVSSSGEAEATPPLPSIKKNKTKSFALLGRSKSVRDKESNRLKLAVAQQVPLPTPNNPSIPENTTTNSTTASTSTPITATPATAQTPTVPHDRALRDDGMNSNPRNRPEDRAGGAAAATKDAAREKEHKEHKEHKEHKGHSSSIRETGASTFLSGLRFTSTRAADLISKGLFGKSTRSGSTTEKEPVVDDEHYVLKVINLPLVEQARLTRISKRLEDSRDKTEFWMPAFPWRAIDYLNYKGTEVEGLYRVPGSGPQVKKWQRKFDEQYDVNLFEQNDLYDINIVGSMLKAWLRELPDELFPKEAQERIARECQGAEKVPQLLIDELSNLSPFNYYLLFAITCHLSLLLAHSDKNKMDFRNLCICFQPCMKIDAFCFKFLVCDWRDCWRGCKNEPKFIEEEYRLFDQPPPRGLADMQAPLQNEATEDVNPVSLHANVPIIQEPSQPEIDTDEPQIQLSKSSNSVSSHRSSISTALSADSEEDENADDMFGFTHASQVTRTGELRPLSPIQPLSPLGF, encoded by the exons ATGGGACGCAAGCCCACGCCGCAGCCGCTGATTCTGGCGGACGGCAGCCCTCTCGACGACCACGACCCGCCGCAGCTGTCCGCCGAAGGAGCGTCGCAAGCCGCCGCGTCGCCCATCGAAGCCAAGTCGCCCAAGTCGCAGCGAACATCACCCTTTCCCATCAGCAAGTTCGCC CCGCCACGGCCAGCGACTAGCACTGGTCCGCCGGACGAGGCCACCCGCCAGCTGCAACAgcggcagctgcagcagtaTCGCGCTCAGGCCCGCGATGATTCCGACCTGCTGCAGCCTTCCTCGATGTCGACCTTGGAACCTCATTCAGCCGGACTGCCTCCCCAGAACATGCGCCAAGCCATGATGGACGGAAACAAATCAGCCAAGCCCAGCTTTTTCCAGTTCAACAAGGTGCCCAAGactcccatccatccacagGCCGCACAGGCCCAGCAGCACCCCGAGTCGCGAG ACCCAATCACCACCGAGGACGGCCAGCAAAGGTCCATTCCCTCTCAACCATCACGTTCTGACCTTTCGGTTTCGTCTTCTGGGGAGGCTGAGGCGACGCCACCCTTACCCTCTAtcaaaaagaacaaaacaaAGTCGTTTGCGCTCCTCGGCCGCAGCAAATCTGTTCGCGACAAGGAGAGCAACCGCCTCAAGCTAGCTGTCGCGCAGCAAGTGCCACTACCAACACCGAACAACCCCTCGATCCCTGAGAATACTACCACCAACTCGACCACTGCCTCCACCAGTACTCCCATTACAGCTACACCTGCGACCGCTCAGACGCCGACTGTGCCCCACGATCGGGCACTGAGAGACGACGGAATGAATTCGAATCCTCGGAATCGACCCGAGGACCGAGCGGGcggtgctgccgctgccactAAAGATGCTGCGCGAGAGAAGGAACATAAAGAGCACAAGGAGCACAAGGAACACAAGGGACATTCATCGTCAATACGAGAGACTGGCGCATCAACATTTCTCAGCGGGCTGAGATTTACATCTACTAGAGCTGCCGACCTGATTAGCAAGGGGCTATTTGGAAAGAGCACACGAAGTGGAAGCACGACGGAAAAAGAGCCGGTAGTAGATGACGAGCATTACGTACTCAAGGTCATCAATCTGCCGCTGGTCGAGCAAGCGCGACTAACTCGAATTTCGAAACGACTGGAAGACTCAAGGGACAAGACAGAATTCTGGATGCCTGCATTCCCATGGAGGGCCATCGATTATTTGAACTATAAGGGAACCGAGGTCGAAGGTCTCTACCGGGTGCCTGGAAGCGGGCCTCAAGTGAAGAAGTGGCAAAGAAAGTTTGACGAGC AATATGATGTAAACCTGTTTGAGCAAAACGACCTCTATGATATCAACATTGTTGGTTCAATGCTCAAGGCTTGGCTTCGAGAACTGCCCGACGAACTCTTTCCCAAAGAGGCTCAAGAACGGATTGCCCGTGAATGTCAAGGCGCCGAGAAGGTCCCGCAACTTCTTATTGACGAACTCTCGAACCTGTCTCCCTTCAACTACTacctcctcttcgccatcacATGTCACCTCAGCTTGCTCCTTGCTCACTCcgacaagaacaagatggaTTTCCGTAACCTCTGCATCTGCTTCCAGCCCTGCATGAAGATTGATGCCTTTTGTTTCAAATTTCTGGTCTGTGATTGGAGAGATTGTTGGAGGGGCTGCAAAAACGAACCCAAGTTCATTGAGGAGGAATACCGGCTGTTCGACCAGCCGCCACCGCGCGGCCTTGCCGATATGCAGGCACCCCTCCAGAACGAGGCCACAGAGGATGTCAATCCTGTTTCGTTACACGCCAACGTGCCAATTATCCAAGAGCCCAGTCAACCAGAAATTGATACGGACGAGCCGCAGATCCAGCTATCGAAATCCAGCAACAGCGTTTCATCTCATAGGTCGTCCATTTCAACGGCCTTGAGTGCTGATagcgaggaagacgagaatGCTGATGACATGTTTGGCTTCACGCATGCTTCTCAGGTTACTCGAACTGGTGAACTACGCCCCTTGTCTCCTATCCAGCCTCTGTCACCTCTCGGCTTCTGA
- a CDS encoding ribosome biogenesis regulatory protein (RRS1) domain-containing protein — MALPISKPKLPVVVEKPTPYTFDLGHLLAEDPNPVTLNHSSLDQSLAELARDGAQSLINQLLTTCPLKSTSDGVLLTLPQPATRLPREKPVPQPKPPTKWERFAAKKGIKAKTREARRNLAYDEESGEWKRKWGYKGLNKKGEDDWLVEVDAKKEAERKEGTSIRGDGRRERKEKIQRNERKMRKNQRDAAGKMGKKV, encoded by the coding sequence ATGGCGCTCCCCATCTCAAAACCGAAGCTgcccgtcgtcgtcgaaaAGCCCACTCCCTACACCTTCGACCTGGGCCACCTCCTCGCCGAGGACCCCAACCCCGTCACTCTCAACCACTCCAGCCTCGACCAGTCCCTCGCCGAGCTCGCCCGCGACGGCGCCCAGTCGCTCATCAACCAGCTGCTCACCACCTGCCCCCTCAAGTCCACCTCCGACGGCGTGCTCCTGACGCTTCCCCAGCCCGCCACCCGCCTCCCCCGCGAGAAGCCCGTGCCCCAACCCAAGCCCCCGACCAAGTGGGAGCGCTTCGCCGCCAAGAagggcatcaaggccaagaccaGGGAGGCACGACGTAACCTGGCCTACGACGAGGAGTCGGGCGAGTGGAAGCGCAAGTGGGGGTACAAGGGCCTGaacaagaagggcgaggACGACTGGCTCGTCGAGGTCGAtgcgaagaaggaggccgagcGCAAAGAGGGAACCAGCATCCGTGGAGACGGCAGAAGGGAACGAAAGGAAAAGATCCAGCGCAacgagaggaagatgaggaagaacCAGCGGGACGCCGCGGGcaagatgggcaagaaggTCTGA
- a CDS encoding mitochondrial ribosomal death-associated protein 3 domain-containing protein gives MASLSLRTLVRPAIPVAPRIQPIIAAFSTTSFLAAGPPAVKSRKDLPKKTKKTYKKKQNIVPVKKPQPGERKAFRKRIQLSNNSALPVTGIESLEAATMARAESGGKMFAVPDQVVDQLRALEAFKTTQTWNLFRKPHVLVRKETVELMSKLEASVEKKEAFKCVLTGSALSGKSLTLLQAMSYALLNEWVVIHIPEGQDLTNGNTEFSPVPDTEPMQFTQPVYCLKLLQNIYKANKAVLEKTPVKMDWSRLTSLKQGATLADLALSAKESEFAWPTLSALWTELTQPGQPPVLFALDGLAHINKVSAYRDPSFNTVHAHELLLVRTFVDALSGKTQLPNGGAVIAATSENNTHYHPSQELVLSQLEAGQAGREVPKPNAYEKKYDDRVYDALKNSQVIRLEGVSKDEARVLMEYWGASGMLRSVLDSRAVAEKWALGGHGIVGEMERASLMTMRM, from the exons atggcttcCCTATCGCTGCGGACCCTCGTCAGGCCCGCGATCCCAGTGGCGCCTCGGATCCAGCCCATAATCGCAGCGTTTTCCACCACCAGCTTCCTCGCCGCCGGGCCCCCCGCGGTAAAGAGCCGCAAGGACCTCcccaagaagacgaagaagacgtacaagaagaagcagaataTCGTTCCCGTCAAGAAGCCCCAGCCGGGCGAGCGCAAGGCCTTCCGCAAGCGCAtccagctcagcaacaacagcgccCTGCCCGTGACGGGCATCGAGAGCCTCGAGGCGGCGACCATGGCTAGGGCGGAGAGCGGCGGCAAGATGTTTGCCGTGCCGGACCAGGTGGTGGACCAATTGAGGGCGTTGGAGGCGTTCAAGACGACACAGACGTGGAATCTGTTCCGGAAACCGCACGTGCTGGTGCGGAAAGAGACGGTGGAATTGATGAGCAAGCTGGAGGCGTCggtggaaaagaaggaagccTTTAAGTGTGTCCTGACGGGCAGTGCGCTTTCGGGGAAGAGCTTGACGCTGCTTCAGGCCATGTCGTATGCGCTGCTGAACGAGTGGGTGGTGATTCACATTCCTGAAG GTCAAGATCTTACAAACGGAAACACAGAGTTTTCTCCTGTCCCTGACACAGAGCCCATGCAGTTCACCCAGCCCGTGTACTGCCTGAAGCTGCTCCAAAACATCTACAAGGCCAACAAGGCCGTCCTCGAGAAGACCCCCGTCAAGATGGACTGGTCCCGCCTCACAAGCCTCAAGCAGGGCGCCACGCTCGCCGACCTGGCCCTCAGCGCAAAGGAGAGCGAGTTCGCCTGGCCCACGCTGTCGGCCCTGTGGACGGAGCTCACCCAGCCGGGCCAGCCCCCCGTGCTCTTCGCCCTCGACGGCCTCGCCCACATCAACAAGGTCAGCGCCTACCGCGACCCGTCGTTCAACACCGTGCACGCCCacgagctgctcctcgtGCGCACCTTTGTCGACGCCCTGTCCGGCAAGACTCAGCTCCCCAACGGCGgcgccgtcatcgccgccacGTCGGAGAACAACACCCACTACCACCCGTCGCAGGAGCTCGTCTTGTCGCAGCTGGAGGCCGGCCAGGCTGGGCGCGAGGTGCCCAAGCCCAACGCCTACGAGAAGAAGTACGACGACCGGGTCTACGACGCTCTCAAGAACAGCCAGGTCATCCGCCTCGAGGGCGTTTCTAAGGACGAGGCGAGAGTGCTGATGGAGTACTGGGGCGCCAGCGGGATGTTGCGCAGCGTGCTTGATTCGAGGGCCGTGGCGGAGAAGTGGGCTTTGGGAGGACATGGCATTGTAggcgagatggagagggcTTCactgatgacgatgaggatgtaA
- a CDS encoding MCM2/3/5 family domain-containing protein gives MALREFKAPVNYETQQSAFESFLKDFKTSPEHTLTTALGNITIGEDDLSDEDDLMDEDDQTRQRRQEERAKRKTPQHKYNDMLQLLADRKIDEFAIDLDDLATWEGQTDESMKLVDSIEMNTKHYVEIMARAVDNVLPQPSEEVNFKDDVLDVLMARRQARNRELDDLAERDPTTAEDKFPAELTRRYTLVFKPRTGTEEGASKALAVRHVRGEHLGHLITIRAIATRVSDVKPIVQVSAYTCDRCGCEIFQPISDKQYGPLTMCPSSDCKKNQAKGQLHPSSRASKFLPFQEVKVQELAEQVPIGQIPRSLTVHCFGSLVRKVNPGDVVDISGIFLPTPYTGFKAMRAGLLTDTYLEAHHIHQHKKAYSEMIVDAQLVRRIDRYRQSGQVYELLAKSIAPEIFGHLDVKKALLLLLIGGVNKEMGDGMKIRGDINICLMGDPGVAKSQMLKYISKVAPRGVYTSGRGSSGVGLTAAVMRDPVTDEMVLEGGALVLADNGICCIDEFDKMDENDRTAIHEVMEQQTISISKAGISTSLNARTSILAAANPVYGRYNPRISPVENINLPAALLSRFDILFLLLDTPTRDTDEQLAKHVTYVHMNSRHPDLGTDNVVFSPHEVRSYVAQARTYRPIVPESVSEYMIKTYVRLRDQQQRAEKKGKQFTHTTPRTLLGVVRLAQALARLRFSNQVTQDDVDEALRLVEASKESLNTDAGGPRRGLNASSRIYNLVKALADSGACRPDDADEDDELGVELSMRKVKERVIAKGFTEDQWLNALEEYTTLDVWQTAGGGSRLVFVTADDDREDSMEE, from the exons ATGGCGCTCCGCGAGTTCAAGGCGCCCGTCAACTACGAAACTCAGCAGT CGGCGTTCGAATCTTTTCTCAAGGACTTCAAGACATCGCCCGAGCATACCCTCACCACTGCCCTCGGTAACATTACAATTGGCGAAGATGATCTcagcgacgaggatgatctcatggacgaggacgacCAGACTCGCCAGCGTCGCCAGGAGGAGCGGGCCAAGAGGAAAACACCCCAGCACAAGTACAACGACATGCTGCAATTGCTTGCAGACCGCAAGATTGACGAATTCGCCATCGATCTGGACGATCTAGCTACT TGGGAGGGGCAAACGGACGAGTCGATGAAGCTTGTGGACTCAATTGAGATGAACACGAAGCACTACGTCGAGATCATGGCCAGGGCAGTAGACAATGTCCTGCCCCAGCCTAGCGAAGAAGTCAA CTTCAAAGATGACGTTCTAGACGTGTTGATGGCCCGGCGACAGGCTAGAAATCGAGAGCTCGATGACCTAGCAGAGAGAGATCCAACTACCGCCGAAGACAAGTTCCCAGCTGAGCTAACCCGTCGGTACACCCTCGTCTTCAAGCCCCGAACAGGAACAGAAGAAGGTGCCTCAAAGGCGCTGGCCGTGCGACATGTTCGAGGCGAGCACCTTGGCCacctcatcaccatccgAGCCATTGCCACGCGTGTTTCCGACGTCAAGCCGATTGTTCAAGTCAGCGCGTACACGTGCGATCGCTGCGGCTGCGAAATCTTCCAGCCCATTTCTGATAAGCAGTATGGACCTTTGACCATGTGCCCTTCATCCGATTGCAAAAAGAACCAGGCAAAGGGTCAGCTGCACCCCTCCTCCAGAGCGTCCAAGTTCTTGCCCTTCCAGGAGGTCAAGGTTCAGGAGCTGGCTGAGCAGGTTCCCATCGGCCAGATTCCGCGCTCTCTCACCGTTCACTGCTTTGGCAGTCTTGTCCGAAAAGTCAACCCCGGTGATGTGGTTGACATCTCTGGCATCTTCTTGCCCACGCCCTACACAGGCTTCAAGGCGATGAGGGCTGGTCTCTTGACTGACACATATCTCGAGGCCCATCATATTCACCAGCACAAAAAGGCCTACAGCGAGATGATTGTTGATGCACAGCTTGTCCGAAGAATCGATCGATACCGACAGTCCGGCCAAGTCTACGAGCTGCTCGCCAAGTCCATTGCCCCGGAAATCTTTGGCCACCTGGATGTCAAGAAggctcttttgcttttgctcatTGGTGGTGTCAACAAGGAAATGGGTGACGGCATGAAGATTCGTGGTGACATCAATATTTGCCTGATGGGTGATCCTGGTGTTGCCAAATCGCAGATGCTCAAGTACATCTCAAAGGTTGCCCCCCGTGGTGTCTATACCTCGGGTCGTGGAAGCAGTGGTGTCGGTCTTACTGCCGCCGTCATGCGAGACCCCGTCACAGACGAGATGGTTCTGGAGGGTGGTGCGCTTGTGCTGGCCGATAACGGCATCTGCTGTATCGACGAATTCgacaagatggacgagaatGATCGAACTGCCATCCACGAAGTTATGGAACAGCAAaccatttccatctcaaaggccGGCATCTCCACGAGTCTCAACGCCCGTACATCCATCCTTGCAGCTGCTAACCCGGTCTACGGCCGATACAACCCACGCATCTCACCCGTCGAGAACATCAACCTGCCCGCTGCTCTCCTGTCCCGTTTCGACATCCTTTTCCTGCTCCTCGATACCCCCACACGAGACACAGACGAACAGCTTGCCAAGCACGTCACTTACGTGCACATGAACAGCCGACACCCCGATCTTGGCACCGACAATGTGGTCTTCTCCCCGCATGAAGTGCGATCCTACGTCGCCCAGGCCCGAACATATCGACCAATCGTGCCCGAATCGGTCTCCGAGTACATGATTAAGACGTACGTCCGTCTGCGagaccagcagcagcgagcagagaagaagggcaagcaGTTTACACATACCACACCCCGTACCTTGCTCGGTGTGGTCCGTCTGGCGCAGGCCCTTGCTCGTCTCCGTTTCAGCAACCAAGTCACCCAAGACGATGTTGATGAGGCCCTGCGACTAGTCGAAGCCAGTAAAGAGAGTCTGAACACTGATGCTGGTGGTCCTCGACGCGGCctcaacgccagcagcaggatCTACAACCTCGTCAAGGCCTTGGCCGATTCAGGTGCTTGCCGtccagatgatgcagatgaggacgacgaacTGGGCGTGGAGCTCAGCATGAGGAAGGTCAAGGAGCGTGTGATTGCTAAGGGCTTCACAGAGGACCAGTGGCTGAATGCCTTGGAAGAGTACACAACTTTGGAC gTTTGGCAaactgctggcggcggctcaAGACTAGTCTTTGTCActgcagatgatgacagAGAAGACAGCATGGAAGAGTAG
- a CDS encoding ATPase family associated with various cellular activities (AAA) domain-containing protein, which produces MAPRRNAQSTAAELSLVHLKNCLVNLPTSLVTLLVNVNTPAQNVVVELTYRPAPSSGQTGAPKEQSVFVGWTGMPNQEIQLVEIDATFANTLGLTDGEKVMATVHVDPPLAHTINIEPLTPEDWEIIELHATFLELNLQSQIRALPNPAYVPTGGAAVPAHPLTLHLSPTSTAVIKIMSLEPAPAADVAFVKLSPNAEVIVAPKTRAKASQNSGDHRSVASTSKSKRSGASTIRRRSAREEKRPSLLLRAIDRAACNEWFDEGIAEPGLCVWIDRDYILSNDFRGINYVVVDVLKPAGLQKPQPEDGSAAVASNASSKIVAKLKPWDDPPNGQAAALSAALCAALGCTGIVGGIVKIQAAPQPLPRGAVQQIKVFPFAAGSKAPEGLRFGIETKAEKEESTKRFKHIYSGPKGSEGLLQGPITDGIVVDLYDGLEAPQGWEGGIIKFEYSSDVASQEQNKDAALWLAGLDPKIPIDFQQPVPRPPWISETDLFELQPSHDSLLVGIDSLLANLQSHLAHMSSVLLTGTKGSGKTSVARYLASRLREEALFYTIYFSCRKLVTDEARISTIKETLNRIFMLASWGARLGGKAIVVLDDLDKLSPVETELQVGNDNGRSRQVSETIRSVVRQYCTKDSGVALLATAEGKDTLNSVVVSGHVVREIIELKAPDKDGRRKIMEAIVRQNAVAQDEASGQVSDDLDFLDIAGLTDGYLPGDLTVLISRARNEAIIRSISLTPEDTIGAVHLSRQDFDKAIKGFTPASLRNVSLQSSTTTFKSIGGLQETRQVLLETLQYPTKYAPIFSQCPLRLRSGLLLYGFPGCGKTLLASAVAGECGLNFISVKGPEILNKYIGASEKSVRDLFDRASAAKPCVLFFDEFDSIAPKRGHDSTGVTDRVVNQLLTQMDGAEGLSGVYVLAATSRPDLIDPALLRPGRLDKSLLCDMPSLDDRVDIIKAMLQKVRLSSELTESEEALRSIAQKTEGYSGADLQALVSNAQLEAIHDVLGDINSPASTTKRGKDSKGASSATSFVQFRYGADDETAAPVAAKSRSAALVENAAIMSKLEQIKVARRKAKEARRGPGVDEAEGKESADQREVVVGWSHLTKALESTRASIGKDEKARLQKIYHEFVVGRSGQMKDGQGSMEIGGRSSLM; this is translated from the exons ATGGCTCCCAGAAGGAATGCGCAGTCTACCGCTGCTGAGCTGTCGCTCGTGCATCTGAAGAACTGTCTCGTCAATCTGCCTACATCGTTGGTTACCCTGCTGGTCAACGTAAACACT CCCGCCCAGAATGTCGTTGTCGAACTCACATACCGACCGGCTCCATCCAGTGGGCAGACCGGAGCCCCCAAGGAGCAATCCGTCTTCGTTGGGTGGACGGGAATGCCGA ATCAAGAGATTCAATTAGTCGAAATAGACGCGACCTTCGCAAACACCCTCGGCCTGACAGATGGTGAAAAAGTCATGGCCACCGTCCACGTCGACCCTCCGCTGGCACACACCATCAACATCGAGCCGCTGACGCCTGAAGACTGGGAAATCATAGAACTACACGCAACGTTCCTCGAGCTTAACCTGCAGTCCCAGATACGAGCGCTTCCCAACCCGGCATATGTCCCTACCGGCGGTGCTGCAGTCCCGGCGCACCCATTGACTCTGCATCTATCACCGACGTCGACAGCAGTCATAAAGATCATGTCTCTCGAACCCGCACCAGCAGCCGATGTGGCTTTCGTGAAGCTCTCCCCCAATGCCGAAGTCATCGTCGCGCCGAAAACGAGAGCCAAGGCCTCGCAAAACAGTGGTGACCATCGAAGCGTCGCGAGCACATCAAAGTCCAAACGAAGCGGGGCCAGCACCATTCGAAGACGAAGCGccagggaggagaagaggccGTCTTTGCTGCTCCGTGCCATCGACAGGGCTGCCTGCAACGAATGGTTCGATGAGGGCATTGCAGAGCCCGGCCTCTGTGTCTGGATTGATCGTGACTATATTCTGTCCAACGATTTCAGGGGCATCAACTACGTCGTGGTGGATGTTCTCAAGCCTGCGGGACTGCAGAAACCACAGCCCGAAGACGGATCCGCAGCAGTTGCGAGCAATGCATCATCCAAGATTGTTGCCAAGCTGAAGCCATGGGACGATCCGCCCAATGGccaggcggcggcattgtCAGCGGCTTTGTGCGCTGCGCTTGGGTGCACAGGTATCGTTGGCGGTATTGTCAAGATCCAAGCCGCCCCTCAGCCTCTCCCTCGTGGAGCCGTCCAGCAAATCAAAGTCTTTCCCTTTGCAGCAGGCTCAAAGGCGCCCGAGGGCCTGAGATTTGGAATTGAGACGAAggcagagaaggaagagTCCACCAAAAGATTTAAGCACATCTACTCTGGGCCAAAGGGATCCGAGGGGCTTTTGCAAGGACCCATAACCGACGGCATCGTGGTTGATCTGTATGACGGCCTAGAGGCTCCGCAGGGATGGGAAGGAGGCATCATTAAGTTTGAGTACAGCTCAGATGTTGCATCACAAGAGCAGAACAAGGACGCAGCTCTCTGGCTGGCCGGCTTGGATCCGAAAATACCCATCGACTTTCAACAACCAGTACCACGACCTCCTTGGATTTCCGAGACGGACCTATTTGAATTGCAGCCGTCTCACGACTCATTACTGGTCGGCATCGACTCGCTACTCGCAAATCTGCAGTCACACCTTGCTCACATGTCTTCTGTCTTGCTCACTGGAACAAAGGGCTCCGGCAAGACATCTGTCGCTAGGTATCTCGCCAGCCGACTTCGTGAAGAGGCACTATTTTATACCATCTACTTTTCCTGCCGTAAGCTAGTGACCGACGAGGCGAGAATATCCACTATCAAAGAAACTCTTAACCGCATATTCATGCTGGCTAGCTGGGGCGCAAGGCTGGGCGGCAAAGCGATTGTTGTTCTTGACGACCTGGACAAGCTGAGTCCAGTGGAGACAGAGCTTCAGGTTGGAAACGACAATGGACGAAGCCGTCAAGTCAGTGAAACTATTCGATCTGTCGTGCGGCAGTATTGCACCAAAGACAGCGGTGTCGCGTTGCTGGCAACGGCAGAGGGCAAGGACACCCTCAACAGCGTTGTCGTCAGTGGCCACGTCGTCCGCGAGATCATCGAGCTAAAGGCCCCTGACAAGGATGGACGGCGGAAAATTATGGAGGCCATTGTTCGGCAGAATGCCGTGGCTCAGGATGAGGCTTCGGGACAGGTGAGCGACG ACCTGGACTTTCTCGACATTGCCGGCTTGACTGACGGATACTTGCCCGGTGATTTGACGGTTCTCATCTCCAGAGCTCGAAATGAGGCAATCATTCGATCCATTAGCTTGACTCCCGAAGACACTATTGGAGCAGTTCATCTTAGCCGTCAGGATTTCGACAAGGCCATTAAGGGGTTCACGCCGGCGTCCTTGCGCAACGTATCTCTGCAAAGCTCGACGACCACATTCAAGTCCATCGGCGGCCTGCAGGAGACACGCCAAGTCCTCCTCGAGACGCTGCAGTACCCGACAAAGTATGCTCCAATCTTCTCCCAGTGTCCTCTGCGGCTCCGATCTGGCCTGCTTCTGTACGGGTTCCCCGGCTGCGGCAAGACGCTCCTGGCGAGTGCGGTCGCGGGAGAATGCGGCCTCAACTTTATCAGTGTCAAGGGTCCTGAGATTCTCAACAAGTACATTGGTGCGTCAGAAAAGAGCGTGCGAGATCTCTTTGACCGAGCGTCAGCCGCCAAGCCTTGCGTCCTGTTCTTCGATGAATTCGACTCTATTGCGCCGAAGCGTGGGCATGATTCGACTGGTGTGACGGATCGTGTGGTCAACCAGCTGCTGACGCAGATGGATGGTGCTGAAGGCTTGTCTGGCGTGTACGTCCTGGCAGCCACATCGCGACCCGACCTGATCGATCCGGCGCTGCTGCGTCCCGGTCGTCTCGACAAGTCGCTGCTGTGTGATATGCCATCGCTCGACGACCGAGTGGACATTATCAAGGCGATGCTACAAAAAGTCCGGCTATCGAGCGAGCTGACCGAGTCAGAAGAGGCGCTGAGATCGATTGCCCAGAAGACAGAGGGATATTCGGGTGCCGACTTGCAGGCACTGGTTTCAAACGCCCagctcgaggccatccaCGACGTGCTGGGAGATATCAACAGTCCGGCATCTACGACCAAACGTGGCAAGGACAGCAAGGGCGCATCGTCTGCTACCAGTTTCGTGCAGTTCCGCTACGgcgccgacgacgagacggCGGCTCCGGTGGCAGCTAAGAGCAGATCTGCCGCGTTAGTCGAAaatgccgccatcatgtccaAGCTGGAGCAGATCAAAGTAGCCCGACGAAAGGCCAAGGAAGCTCGTAGAGGTCCcggcgtcgacgaggccgagggcAAGGAGTCGGCCGACCAGCGAGAGGTGGTAGTCGGCTGGTCCCACCTCACAAAGGCTCTGGAGAGCACCAGAGCGAGTATCGGCAAGGACGAGAAGGCGAGGCTTCAAAAGATTTATCACGAGTTTGTGGTGGGCCGGAGTGGGCAGATGAAGGACGGGCAGGGGAGCATGGAGATTGGGGGCAGGAGTAGCTTGAtgtaa